From Juglans regia cultivar Chandler chromosome 9, Walnut 2.0, whole genome shotgun sequence:
TGCAGAACTGAGTTTGTGTGCCATATTTTGAATGAACAGATCTTTTATACCTCaaattctttgattttttgagGGAATGAAGGGAACATGGTGAAAAGTCACGTTTGAGATTCTCCTTCTTTTCTGCCATTCTTtcgaaagaaaaaaggaatataTCTGAAATGGGTTTAATTTTGCTTCATAATCGTTAGTGTAATATTTGATCCTTACATCTTAGCATCGAtgtcttaaaaaatttattagaaatactcttttttcagttttagttttcatttttgtgtAGTGAAAACCTGTTGCAAGATCTGCCTCACAAGTGCTTGAAACTTCTTTGCTACGTTGGCCTTTAGAAACTTATGTTTTCCTATgcgtaaatttttttatagcattTGATTCCTGGAAGCAAGTATTGATCTTGGCTTGAGCCATTAGATATTGGTACAATCTCTCTATAAGTAATTCCAATacctttttaaaatatatataggctaCTCTTTGCCAATGTTTCATAGGATTCAGAATTTTTCCTTGTTTACTGGATGgtgagaagatattgaggctgccCAAAACGTAATGCTTCTCTAAATCTCACCTTGGGTTGGTGAAGTATGATAGAGGtgaatatctttttttaagtaCATCGTGTCAAGTCCCACATTTATTTCTTACTTGGTGAAGTTGgacttataatgattttagaAAGCTCAAATTGCAacctttgttttttataagtaataagatattttattgatatagaaTAGGCATAGCGCAAGTACGCTGGAAGTATACACGTGATTACACCTAGTTAGAAACTAGCAACaattacaaggaaatcatgaaaattgagACCATTAAAGTCTATAACAATTGCCCACAAAAAGCTCAAATTGTAACCTTGACAAGTTCTTTTTGAGTATAATCCCaatgtgattttgtttttccaTGGGTCATTACGAATGGTATCAGAGCCGAACTACCAATACCATGTGGCGATGGGGCACTCAGCAGAACATGGGCCTTGACTAGGAGTTTTGGGATTTTAGTGGGGGAGAGTCGAATGTCCTTAtgtcttcatatatatatatatatatatatatgaaaaatgctaaatgtaattaagaaaaatttacacaaaacttacttctccacatgtcagttattaatatgttgaaaatcataaaatttaaaattcaaaatttgaattttaaaagaaaactaacaaaatgaatcTTGTAAGTAAAAGCGTAAGTAAAACTATAAGTACATGTAACactactctatatatatatttccacaaCCATTAgttactctctttcttttgtcaTACACAGACACAGAAAAGCACACGTAGACACAGTGTGGAAAAACCTGTACTGGTACCTATGCATATTCACGTCTTAAATCTATTCAGACAACAAGACCATGTCTATGATTCAAACCCCTTGACTGAAATTATTTGCATAATGTATTGCAGGttcatatacttatttattgCTATAGGAGTTATTCTCTTCGTCATATCTTGTTTTGGTTGTATCGGAGCTGTGACACGGAATGTATGCTGCTTGACTTGTGTATCCAAATAACTCATGCATTTATCTTAATATTGATAGTATTCATTTATCAAAAGAGGCAAGATATTTATATCCGTGTTTGTCCATCAAGGAATAATTGCAAATGCAACTGTTTTATGCACCACAGCCATACATGCTTCTAACGTGTCATGCATCATggaatgtaataaaaaaatctgatgCCTGATAGGCTGCTCTTTCGAGATGCTCATTTTTCTGTTGTGAttattggtttccttaagccaAGATAGTACTCAGTATTGGTGATCCTGTTGATCTTGGTAGAGCTGGGATGTGCAGCCTTCATATTTTTTGACAAAAGCTGGGAAGAAGTGAGTGttttttaattgataattgAAATTTAAGATAGTGCATTTTGTCATCTAATAAGTTTCGAGTTCAATTGTAGGAAATTCCAACAGACAGCACTGGAGATTTTAACTTGATATATGACTTTCTGAAAGAGCACTGGAAAATTGTAAAATGGGTTGCTCTTGGAGCTGTTGTTTTGGAGGTAAGCATGACATgattgccttttcttttcttttctttttttgaattatgATTTTCATAATGTCAAAAATCGCACGTTGACAATGTTGGTGTAGTCTATATGGACTCCATTTGATGAAGTGGAAATACAACTGAGATAAAGATGCAAAGAATTTTGGGATGACAATATTTCTTGGGTAGTGCTACGGGTCCCGACACATTGTCCCGATAAGTGTAatccgctttttttttttgctttttttcatgcatttttttaatcccttaaacaattttaaaaaaatcacaacatcattaaaaaatacttccttaatcatcaagttaaaaaaaaaaaaaaaacaaaaacaaataaacaacaacaacaacaatcgGGACCCATTGTCGGGACAATGTGTCGAGACccatagcattttccatatttatgTTTCCAAATTGCAGGAATTTACCTTTTCTTGTCTTTCCTTTTGTAAATGGGAAATTTAACTAATTGTATATGAAACAAAATCAGTATTCCATTTCTAGTCCCTAACTTGTAGCTAGGTGTTCTCTTTGTATACctcatgtgtacttgggttatacTATTTGcttctatcaataaaatcttattttacccatcaaaacaaaaatcagcaTGCAACTTGGTGGAAATCTGTTTTCAGATGCACCTAGGCTCCACGAAGCCTTAGCACTTCAGCATGCCAGGCACTTTAACAACACTGCCTAGAGCAGAAGATGCTTGGTGACATGCTGGTAGAGCCTGTGACTGTAATCACCTATATCTGCTTTGGAGCTGCCCTGTGGGCTGGCATGCCATCTtggtgtgaaaatttgagatggGAGAAGATTTGGAACTTGGAAATACAAGTtaagaaggaagagaaaattTGAGTTAAGAAGGTATTTATATTGGTGCGAATCAACTAACAAGGAATTATTGAGATGAGAGTGATCTTTGTACGTGATCTGaatctgtctgtctgtctcttcctctctctctctctctgagataAGTGATAAGTGATGGACAATTGGCTACTTTATTTGGATTTTCCATGGAATTGCAGGCACTTATATTCTTGTTAGCGCTCGTGGTCAGGGCAGCAAACAGACCAGTAGAATATGACAGTGATGATGAGCTCATTGCCCCACGGCAACAGATTTGGCAGCCATTGATCAATAGGCCACCAGTTCCAGCTGCGGGTGTACCTGTTTCCAGTGCCCTTGACCAGCGTCCAGGAAGAAGTGATGCTTGGAGTGCACGCATGAGAGAAAAGGTATGATCTGTTCTAGCAGaagattttcttcaaatatttttgttaGCATGTTGCGGGGTGTCCATCTGGCAGTCTTGGAGGGTTTTCTGTGGCAGCACCACTATTGACCATTGTAAAATACACCAGTTTTAAATGATAGCTGGATTTATCATCATGTAATTGCGAGTCAATTTTGGCTTATGTGATGCTCTCATTCATCCTCTGTTTTTGAATTTAATGATGGTTGTGGAAAATTTTAACAATCTTTCTAATTTTTGCATTCTTCCAGATAATTCCATATTTCTGcattagttttgtttttctgaaatgCTCCTTTCAAATTCCTTCTctgatattaaatattatatttattgaatttctGTGTAATATGTTTGTCAGTGTAGCTTTGctgattattttataaatgttcCTGATTGATTTGCAGCACCCAATTGAACCCTTTGTGAAATAATCCTAGGCTGCTAAATATAAAGTCTGATTCTTAAATAtctaaatttgtatattttagtTGAGTAGGAGTCAGCTGCCATCTAGAAGTAAATTGCATGATGATTGTCCTATCAGGACTATTGTTGGTGCAAATATATATGGTATGACATATCGTCAACTGGTAAAGAGTGGATAAAACAAGGGTAGTTTAAGAGTACAAATCTCATTGgcagaaaggaagagaggaaagaaaagaaggaaaagggGCCCTTCAACGTGAAACTTGCCAGTTTTGATAGTTGGCATTTAAAGTGCAAAATTCCTTGTGATGCGGGTGGAAAATCTATTTATCCCTTATTAATACTTTCTGGGAATGACAATCTCTTGCATTGATAATTCCactgatttgttttttacttctaTGTAAACCAGTATGGACTGGATACCTCCGAGTTTACCTACAACCCATCCGAGTCACACAGGTTCCAGCAAGTTGCCACACAGCCAGCCGAAGAAAGGAGCCGTTGCAGCATCATGTAGTGAGTTGATAAATTTTGTTGGGTTGGTCTTTGAAGACGGCTGTCATGGACAATAATGTGGTAACTAATTCCAAATCTCTCCGAAgctgatctttttctttttgttgagttttgtgATGTTTGAGGTTCTGTTCTTGTTCCCCAACATTCTCCCTCGTTTTTTGTAATTCAGAAACAAATATTCTTGTCAGATGTATTACCATTTGGTGTGTAAAATCTGTACTGCCAATCTGCCATAGTAGGGTCTTCTTGTGTAGTTGCAGATGAGCATAGTTGATTGACGGAGTTATGAATCGTTCTTCACAGTTgctttaatttaaagaaagagaagaaatgatTTCTTATCTACAGGAGAGCTTTATGCATTGTTCAACTGAAAGTATCAGTGGCATGTCTTGGTGTTGATTCCATTTGGATCCTAGGTGTTACCAACATCTGTCTGGCttgtttattcataaaaaaactcaGGTTTCTTCATAGGATGCAAAAcctaagaaattaaaaagaaacataattttgATGTTTTGTAACGTGAATGGTGTCTTTGGCTTTGTGGGGGCCTCTTCCATTGTTCATTTTGCTTGGTACCACAAAGCAAATACTCCATTAACATCTTAGAGGCCCTTTGGAGGCATCCATACAGAAAGGTATTTggattgtgattattatttgagtaggtattttttaattcaacttccattattttttttggtcgGTTTTTACTCTTTACCTGAACTCCTTGACCGTTGGTTGTTGTCGTAGAACGACCGTTAGGGACCGTTTTGGATTATCTCCCGCCAGTTTTTTTCACGAGGGACCCGGTTCTTTTAGTATTTCAAAGTGAAAActcctttatattttttagctaTTTGCtactttttctgaaaaaaaaaattaaaaaaaaaatgatatttacagtcataaagTATGTAAGTCTCATAcgatctctttaaaaaaataaataaatacgagacttatataaaaagaattaattttttaataacaaacccaatttcttctaaaaatattacaagaaacttacataattaataaatgtaTGTATGATAAAATCTCAATATGTGACTTTTTGAGATTAGTTATgtcactctctataataataaaatatatttttatttattttttaatgtattttttatttttatttttataatcaccAATAATCAGTacattaaaatatacataaaactCGTCTAGCAATCTAAATtaactttattttcaaacacaaaacattaAGATATATACAACATCAACTCCATGGTCATATCCAACAAcctataaatcaaaataatgcaaAGTTAATTTAGAGAGGGCTTTTCACTAATTTTTCGCTTTTCTCTCGATACGCTCTCTTCGTCCCAGAGAACCTCCAGGCAGTGCATAGGCACATTTCAAGAGTCTATAGCCctttagaaaaaattgtatttttaaaaccATCGAGTCAAAACTTGacataataaatactaaataaataGCCCGGTTTGGATGTCCATATGAGATAGTTTATGCTGTACTTTATCTTTCATCTGTCTATCCAAACGGCAGAATACAAAATTCTAATTCCTAATTTTTCAACCACCGCTATAGTAACATTACAATAACGATATAGTACCGCTACAGTTGATCTGTTCTAAAGTTTCATCTTCCTCTACAGTATCGCTACAATAATACTAACTatcacatttttaatatatataattttgtattagaatcttttattttattgtaatatataattagaaaaatatattttgaattttatagaatatagtataataaatagatcataattagaataatttcgtttaacaaaaaaatgcattcatgtttgaaaatattgaaataatcacGGTCAATtacaaaaagtatattttgagaaagtccaaatatttatgagtttttaaattaataataaatattacttatttttaatacattcataatatttttcacctaataattaaaaatatttttcaataattagtGGGACCCATCACTTTATCAAAtctctaaaaagttaaaatcatctaatttcatctcactatttaaacacattttttttacaaatcatcttattttatcttaaaagttAACTCGAAAATCttactattaattaaaatatctcatttcatttaacatTTATGAGTTGGCCGAATATGGCTTTTAAGATaattttactgtagctcaaagtgaTATGAACTTAAGGATACCTAAGAAATATTAGACATATTAGAGACTAGTAAGATTTAACTAATACTACATTTCAATGTTTAATAGGTTTTCTCAGCATTTTATCGGttatgtttttttctctttcaactcagaaatattttatcaaaaaaaaaactcagaaaaaaaaaaaaaaactgaggaCGCCGTCGTTTAGCTCATAGCCAGTTATTCCCTATCAAAGGAAGTCAATCAGGCGCCGCCCAAACCGACAAACTGGAAGATATGAATTGACACAATTAGCCACAGAAATACGTTTAGATTAGATGAAAGCTCTACGCATACGTATTAATTAGGTTGTAAATAGAGTATAAATGTAATTTCGGATATCAAATCGGTTACGTAGCAGTAAAAAATACAAGTGCTTAAAGGCAAGTGCCAGCTGGCTACAAGAATGTGGGGCCACCTTAATGTTCCACTTCCACCTTCGAATTTCCAGACACTCTCTGTGTTTTCAGAATCATCGGGAGGAAAACGAAAACGAAAAGGAGCTTCCTTGCAACCCGAAAATCTCAGCGGTTCTATCCGTAAGTTCTAAGCTTTATACGCCTTCACTTTTCCTTATCCGTATTTATGGTTTTGGTTAAGAAGATATAAGTTATATTGTTCTCagatctaattatttattattcttcttctttttttcgtttttcttcTATAGTTTCTTTTTAGTAAATGGGTATTTGCATGCATTTCATCGTGATCCGGATGCTCGGGGGTTAAGTTAGATTTTCGTTCCACAATGTTCGTTGAAATATTTTGCAGAAAGcgaaaaaaagggggaaaatctggaagttgaaattgaattttttttggctattgaaacctttttttttttttaaataaataaattattgttataaTTGAAGCTCGACTAAGCCTAATAATGGTTGGTATATGGCTCGTTTTTTGGATTAATCTGAAACTACTGAAATCTAGTCAATCTTCTTTCTTTGGCTTTTCTGATAAAGAAATAGGAGtttaatttctaatatattGATTCATTACTCATTTCTAATGTGATTTTTACAGATTTTGTAGTAGTTATACGTTCAAGTAATTGATCGTTGGGTAAGCGGCGGATTTGTGTAGAAGATATTGGCAGTTGGGTTGAATTGTGGAGATTCATTTGGATTTTGATCGAAGGGATTGAAGGTGCTGTGGAGAATGGCATGCAAAGGGTGCTTGGAGTGCCTATTGAAGCTTATTAACTTCTTGTTGAGCCTTGTGGGTCTGGCCATGGTTGGCTATGGGATTTACTTGCTGGTCGAGTACGAAAGATCTACCAGTAACACCCTTGTGGCCTCAGATGTGAGAGGCAATGAAAGCTTGATACTACTCGGCCGACCGCTGCTTATGGGTGTTTCTCTGTCAAGTAGTATTTTCGATGACCTGCCGAAAGCTTGGTATGGCTGCTG
This genomic window contains:
- the LOC109004234 gene encoding tobamovirus multiplication protein 2A-like; the encoded protein is MACKGCLECLLKLLNFLLSLVGLAMVGYGIYLLVEYKRSTSNTLVASDVRGDESLILFGRPLIMGVSLSSSIFDDLPKAWFIYLFIAIGVILFVISCFGCIGAVTRNVCCLTCYSVLVILLILVELGCAAFIFFDKSWEEEIPTDSTGDFNLIYDFLKEHWKIVKWVALGAVVLEALIFLLALVVRAANRPVEYDSDDELIAPRQQIWQPLINRPPVPAAGVPVSSALDQRPGRSDAWSARMREKYGLDTSEFTYNPSESHRFQQVATQPAEERSRCSIM